In Microtus ochrogaster isolate Prairie Vole_2 chromosome 4, MicOch1.0, whole genome shotgun sequence, one genomic interval encodes:
- the Barhl1 gene encoding barH-like 1 homeobox protein, whose product MEGSNGFGIDSILSHRAGSPALPKGDPLLGDCRSPLELSPRSESSSDCSSPASPGRDCLETSTSRPGAASGPGLDSHLQPGQLSAPAQSRTVTSSFLIRDILADCKPLAACAPYSSSGQPAAPEPGGRLAAKAGEDFRDKLDKSVSSASSDSEYKVKEEGDREISSSRDSPPVRLKKPRKARTAFTDHQLAQLERSFERQKYLSVQDRMELAASLNLTDTQVKTWYQNRRTKWKRQTAVGLELLAEAGNYSALQRMFPSPYFYPQSLVSNLDPGAALYLYRGPSAPPPALQRPLVPRILIHGLQGASEPPPPLPPLPGVLPRAAQPR is encoded by the exons ATGGAAGGCTCCAATGGCTTTGGGATTGACTCCATTCTCTCCCACCGAGCGGGCAGCCCCGCCCTTCCCAAGGGGGACCCCTTGCTTGGGGACTGCCGTTCACCCCTGGAGCTGAGTCCACGCTCGGAGAGCAGCAGCGACTGCTCTTCGCCAGCCTCACCTGGAAGAGACTGTCTGGAGACCAGTACCTCGCGGCCCGGTGCTGCATCTGGCCCAGGTTTGGACTCTCACCTGCAGCCGGGGCAGCTTTCAGCCCCAGCCCAGTCGCGAACCGTCACCTCCTCCTTTCTGATCAGGGACATCCTTGCTGACTGCAAACCTCTCGCGGCCTGTGCACCCTACTCGAGCAGCGGGCAGCCTGCAGCCCCTGAGCCTGGGGGCCGCCTTGCGGCCAAGGCCGGGGAGGACTTTCGCGACAAGCTGGACAAAAGTGTCAGCAGCGCCTCGTCGGACTCTGAGTACAAAG TGAAGGAGGAGGGCGACCGCGAGATCTCCAGCTCTAGGGACAGTCCCCCTGTGCGCCTGAAAAAGCCACGAAAAGCGCGCACCGCCTTCACCGACCATCAGCTGGCGCAGCTGGAGCGTAGCTTCGAGCGGCAGAAATACCTGAGTGTTCAAGACCGCATGGAGTTGGCTGCCTCGCTCAACCTCACTGATACACAGGTCAAGACCTGGTACCAGAACCGCAG GACTAAATGGAAGCGACAAACggctgtggggctggagctgCTGGCGGAGGCAGGCAATTACTCGGCGCTTCAGAGAATGTTCCCGTCGCCTTATTTCTACCCACAGAGCCTCGTTTCCAACCTGGACCCGGGTGCCGCGCTCTACCTGTACCGCGGCCCCAGCGCGCCTCCGCCTGCCCTCCAGAGACCTCTGGTGCCCCGTATCCTCATCCACGGACTCCAGGGCGCCAGCGAGCCGCCCCCGCCGCTGCCCCCGCTGCCCGGCGTCCTCCCGCGCGCCGCGCAGCCTCGGTGA